A DNA window from Helianthus annuus cultivar XRQ/B chromosome 15, HanXRQr2.0-SUNRISE, whole genome shotgun sequence contains the following coding sequences:
- the LOC110910498 gene encoding alpha-mannosidase I MNS4: MDPKNAFFITLILLTIPDALICRVFAEGVTFDEAKQLRDEVSGMFYHAFNGYMDHAFPRDELKPLSCEGEDTLGGYALTLIDSLDTLALLGDKDRFTSSVEWISKNLRFDINKTVSLFETTIRILGGLLSAHLIASDYSTGMRIPSYDDELLHLAEDLARRLLPAFDTPTGIPYGSVNLLHGVDENESKITSTAGGGTLTLEFGVLSRLTNDPVFEQVTKNAVRGIWARRSKLNLVGAHIDVFTGEWTQKDAGIGTSIDSFYEYLLKAYILFGDEEYLYIFQEAYGAAMHYLFHDPWYVEVNMNSAALVWPLFNSLQAFWPGLQVLAGDIDPAIRTHTAFFSVWKRYGFTPEGFNLASFSVQHGQKSYPLRPELIESTYWLYKATRDPRYLDVGRDIVSSLQYGARCTCGYCHILDVEFHKQEDHMESFFLAETVKYLWLLFDLAAGPDNLVENGPYKYIFSTEGHLLPMTPRISLAREHCSYFGAYCKNSNFRPTSYISNDGHHTNSSSRFQRGVGSTSYVTQYGFRKSTTSMSGIIKGLCPGLTHEQMYGLSYVASPDMVPQEEPTTDHVENVGGQSQSMVVLSDSA, from the exons ATGGACCCAAAAAATGCATTCTTCATAACATTAATATTACTAACAATTCCCGACGCTTTGATCTGTCGAGTTTTCGCTGAAGGTGTCACTTTTGATGAAGCAAAACAGCTGCGTGATGAG GTTAGTGGAATGTTTTATCATGCATTTAACGGATATATGGATCATGCTTTCCCACGCGATGAGTTGAAACCGTTATCGTGTGAAGGAGAAGACACACTTGGTGGTTATGCCCTAACATTG ATTGACTCCTTAGACACCTTGGCTTTGCTCGGTGACAAAGACCGCTTCACTTCTTCCGTTGAATGGATTAGTAAAAATCTTAGATTTGATATT AACAAGACAGTATCGTTGTTTGAAACGACAATTCGGATCCTTGGAGGTTTGCTTTCGGCTCATCTCATTGCAAGCGATTATTCTACG GGTATGCGTATTCCTTCGTATGATGATGAACTTCTTCACCTTGCTGAGGATCTGGCTCGTAGATTATTACCTGCATTTGACACCCCAACAG GAATTCCGTATGGATCTGTTAATCTATTGCACGGAGTTGATGAAAATGAAAGTAAG ATAACATCTACGGCTGGTGGCGGTACACTGACGTTAGAGTTTGGGGTGCTTAGTCGCTTAACAAATGATCCCG TTTTTGAGCAAGTTACCAAGAACGCAGTTCGAGGAATATGGGCCCGGCGTTCCAAGTTAAATTTAGTTGGTGCTCATATTGACGTTTTTACTGGCGAATGGACACAAAAG GATGCAGGCATAGGAACAAGTATTGACTCTTTCTATGAATATCTTTTGAAG GCGTATATTTTATTTGGAGATGAAGAATATCTATACATATTCCAAGAAGCTTACGGGGCAGCTATGCACTACCTCTTTCACGACCCTTG GTATGTTGAAGTGAACATGAATTCCGCTGCACTAGTTTGGCCATTATTTAATAGCCTGCAGGCATTCTGGCCAGGTCTTCAG GTTCTAGCTGGAGATATTGATCCTGCTATTCGAACACATACCGCCTTCTTTAGTGTTTGGAAAAGATACGGATTCACTCCCGAAGGCTTCAATCTTGCTTCCTTTTCCGTTCAG CATGGTCAGAAGAGCTATCCGCTGCGCCCGGAACTGATAGAGAGCACCTACTGGCTCTACAAAGCCACCAGGGATCCCAG GTATCTTGATGTAGGGAGAGACATTGTTAGCAGCTTGCAGTATGGGGCCCGTTGTACGTGTGGATATTGTCACATATTAGATGTCGAGTTTCATAAGCAGGAAGATCACATGGAGAGCTTCTTTTTAGCTGaaacg GTCAAATATTTGTGGCTTCTTTTCGATTTGGCTGCAGGCCCGGATAACCTCGTTGAAAACGGGCCGTACAA GTATATTTTTAGCACCGAAGGCCACCTATTGCCTATGACTCCTAGAATCTCTCTAGCGCGTGAACATTGTTCGTATTTCGGGGCATACTGTAAAAACAGTAATTTTAGACCTACTTCTTATATCTCAAACGATGGCCACCATACTAACAGTAGCAGTCGGTTTCAGAGAGGGGTGGGTTCCACAAGCTATGTTACACAATACGGTTTCCGCAAGTCAACAACTTCTATGTCTGGAATAATCAAG GGGCTTTGTCCGGGACTAACTCACGAGCAAATGTATGGATTATCATATGTGGCTTCACCGGACATGGTGCCACAAGAAGAGCCTACAACGGACCACGTCGAGAATGTTGGTGGTCAAAGCCAGTCAATGGTGGTTCTTTCTGATTCAGCCTAA
- the LOC110910499 gene encoding auxin-induced protein 22D yields MNMEDGLNLTLGLPGRDESDKESCFKNNNNNKRSQLEMNDESNGSSDHAKEVDMENAPATKSQVVGWPPVRNYRRNNIQAKKASETESGMYVKVSMDGAPYLRKIDLKVYKGYPELLKALENMFKLTIGVYSERDGYKGSEFAPTYQDKDGDWMLVGDVPWEMFMLSCKRMRIMKGSEAKGLGYNV; encoded by the exons ATGAACATGGAGGATGGTTTGAATCTTACACTCGGATTGCCCGGAAGAGACGAATCCGATAAAGAATCATGtttcaagaacaacaacaacaacaaaaggtCTCAACTTGAAATGAATGATGAGTCAAATGGTAGTAGTGATCATGCCAAAGAGGTTGACATGGAAAATGCACCTGCTACAAA ATCACAAGTTGTGGGATGGCCTCCTGTGAGGAACTATAGGAGGAACAATATTCAAGCGAAAAAGGCGAGTGAAACCGAGAGTGGGATGTATGTGAAAGTGAGCATGGATGGTGCACCTTATCTTAGGAAGATTGACTTGAAGGTTTATAAAGGCTATCCAGAGCTTCTAAAAGCTTTGGAGAACATGTTTAAACTCACAATTGGTGTTTATTCTGAGAGAGATGGCTATAAAGGATCCGAGTTTGCTCCTACTTATCAAGACAAAGATGGTGATTGGATGCTTGTTGGTGATGTCCCATGGGA AATGTTTATGTTATCTTGCAAAAGGATGAGAATCATGAAAGGATCGGAAGCAAAAGGGTTGGGATATAATGTATGA